From Calothrix sp. PCC 6303, a single genomic window includes:
- the hemB gene encoding porphobilinogen synthase: MSSENLTVSETSSPTPIQRPRRLRSSAAIRRMVRENHLTVDDLIYPMFVMEGEAQKVEILSMPGCFRYTLDLLLKEIAEIYALGINAIALFPVIPESRKDDLGTESYNPDGLVQRTVRAIKENVPEILVITDIALDPFTTHGHDGIIDEQGVILNDPTVEILVKMAISQAAAGSDMVAPSDMMDGRIGAIRQALDAEGYTDVRILAYSAKYASAYYGPFRDALDSAPKFGDKKTYQMDAANSREAIKEVALDIAEGADIVMVKPALAYLDIIRQVKDYTNLPVAAYNVSGEYAMIKAAAAQGWIDEKKLVLETLTSMKRAGADLILTYFAKEVALMLK, from the coding sequence TTCATCCCCAACACCAATTCAGCGTCCCCGTCGTCTGCGGAGTAGTGCTGCTATCCGGAGGATGGTGCGGGAAAACCACCTAACTGTGGATGATTTAATTTATCCCATGTTTGTGATGGAAGGAGAAGCACAAAAGGTAGAAATATTATCTATGCCGGGATGTTTTCGGTATACTTTGGATTTGTTGCTCAAAGAAATAGCTGAAATATATGCTTTGGGAATTAATGCGATCGCGTTATTCCCTGTCATCCCAGAATCTCGTAAGGATGATTTAGGTACGGAAAGCTACAACCCAGATGGATTAGTGCAGCGTACAGTTAGAGCTATCAAGGAAAATGTCCCGGAAATACTCGTAATTACCGATATTGCCCTTGACCCTTTTACTACTCATGGTCATGATGGCATCATTGATGAGCAAGGTGTGATTCTCAATGATCCAACTGTGGAAATATTGGTAAAAATGGCGATTTCTCAAGCTGCTGCTGGCTCTGATATGGTGGCACCTTCGGATATGATGGACGGTAGAATTGGCGCAATCCGTCAAGCATTAGACGCAGAAGGGTACACAGATGTGCGAATTCTAGCATATTCAGCAAAATACGCCTCTGCCTATTATGGACCGTTTCGGGATGCTTTGGATTCAGCACCGAAGTTTGGAGATAAAAAGACTTATCAGATGGATGCAGCAAATTCTAGGGAGGCAATTAAGGAAGTTGCTTTGGATATTGCTGAAGGTGCAGATATTGTCATGGTGAAACCAGCCTTAGCTTATCTGGATATTATTCGCCAAGTTAAGGACTATACTAATTTACCTGTGGCAGCATATAACGTTAGTGGAGAATATGCCATGATTAAGGCTGCCGCTGCTCAAGGTTGGATTGATGAGAAAAAACTGGTTTTAGAAACCTTGACAAGTATGAAACGAGCAGGTGCTGATTTGATTTTGACTTATTTTGCCAAGGAAGTCGCCTTAATGCTCAAGTAA
- a CDS encoding glutathione S-transferase family protein, translated as MLELYQFELSQYSEKVRLILDYKGLDYRKIEVTPGIGQVDLFRLTGQRQVPVLKDGSKYITDSTDIAKYLDTQYPERPILPVDSKRRGLTLMMEEWADESIGVKGRKALFSAISKDQSFRKSLLPNTAPDIFRSLIEGVPNDVFKVLGFGVGYSPEAVSSAIADLKQDLEAVCLILESSPYLTGDEITLADLSLASLSILLKFPEGDYLDIPYALKGKGVPGLADNPAYAPFFAWRDRIYLQYRRTSFGRSTSSTVDKPTSIQIE; from the coding sequence ATGTTGGAATTATACCAATTTGAACTTTCACAGTACTCTGAAAAAGTACGTTTAATTCTAGACTACAAGGGTCTTGATTACCGTAAAATTGAAGTCACACCAGGAATTGGTCAAGTTGATTTGTTTCGATTGACAGGACAAAGACAGGTACCTGTTCTGAAAGATGGAAGTAAGTATATTACAGATTCTACGGATATAGCTAAGTACTTAGATACACAATATCCTGAGCGCCCAATATTACCAGTTGATAGTAAGCGTCGGGGTTTAACCTTAATGATGGAAGAATGGGCTGACGAATCCATCGGAGTTAAGGGAAGAAAGGCTTTATTTTCAGCTATTAGTAAAGATCAAAGTTTCCGAAAATCCCTGTTACCCAATACTGCACCGGACATATTTAGAAGCTTGATTGAAGGTGTTCCCAATGATGTGTTTAAGGTTTTGGGTTTTGGAGTCGGTTATAGTCCGGAAGCTGTGAGTAGCGCGATCGCTGATCTCAAACAAGACCTAGAAGCTGTATGCTTGATTCTAGAAAGCAGTCCCTATTTAACTGGTGATGAGATAACTTTAGCCGATTTGAGCCTAGCTAGCTTATCGATATTACTCAAATTCCCTGAAGGTGACTATTTAGACATTCCCTATGCACTCAAAGGTAAAGGTGTCCCTGGATTGGCTGATAATCCCGCTTATGCCCCATTCTTTGCATGGCGCGATCGCATTTACCTACAATACCGCAGAACTTCGTTTGGTAGATCCACATCTAGTACTGTAGATAAACCAACTTCGATCCAAATTGAGTAA
- a CDS encoding fasciclin domain-containing protein produces MRVNNSNFLTKLAAIAGVAGIGLLSGSPTHAQEKLNPSPSIFTQSPYNRTERVLINVQYQPAQPTAEAPKAAKKKGQIAQKRTLNDSPKILQECPYNRSACKETSGSSTPAPEVTPTPAPEAIPAPAPEAAPTPKSPSPSSEGNSQGKNIVATAEANGSFKTLTKALKAAGLTETLEGNGPFTVFAPTDAAFAKLPKDALADLLKPENKEVLVKILTYHVVGGQVLSSDLKSGEVKSSEGGAINVKVDPATGVTVNDAKVVQADVKASNGVIHVIDNVILPPDL; encoded by the coding sequence ATGAGAGTTAACAACAGCAATTTTCTGACCAAATTAGCTGCTATCGCTGGAGTTGCAGGTATTGGTCTTCTGAGTGGTTCCCCTACTCATGCTCAGGAAAAACTCAACCCCAGTCCAAGTATTTTCACTCAATCCCCTTACAACCGGACTGAGCGAGTTCTAATTAATGTTCAATATCAACCTGCTCAACCAACAGCAGAAGCCCCAAAAGCAGCCAAAAAGAAGGGTCAGATAGCGCAAAAACGCACACTCAACGATTCCCCCAAAATTCTCCAAGAATGTCCCTACAATCGTAGTGCTTGTAAAGAAACATCTGGAAGTTCAACACCTGCACCAGAAGTAACACCTACACCTGCACCCGAAGCAATACCCGCACCCGCACCAGAAGCAGCACCCACACCTAAATCACCAAGTCCATCATCTGAAGGCAACTCTCAAGGGAAGAACATAGTAGCAACAGCTGAAGCTAATGGTTCTTTTAAAACCTTAACCAAAGCCCTTAAAGCTGCGGGATTAACCGAAACTTTGGAAGGAAACGGGCCCTTTACTGTCTTCGCACCTACTGATGCTGCATTTGCCAAACTACCTAAAGATGCGCTTGCAGACTTGCTTAAACCAGAAAACAAAGAAGTCTTGGTTAAAATCCTTACCTACCACGTAGTTGGAGGTCAGGTTCTTTCATCTGATTTGAAATCTGGTGAAGTTAAAAGCTCCGAAGGTGGAGCAATTAATGTCAAAGTTGATCCTGCCACTGGTGTGACAGTAAATGATGCCAAAGTGGTTCAAGCTGACGTTAAAGCCAGCAACGGTGTAATTCACGTAATTGATAACGTGATCCTCCCCCCTGATTTGTAA
- a CDS encoding NIL domain-containing protein, producing the protein MKKRVTLTFPKRAVQMPVTYRLAKEFNVAANIIRAQVAPNQIGKLVVELSGDIDQLDAAIEWMRSQQINVSLTMGEIVIDEDLCVHCGLCTGVCPTEALTLNSETYRLNFTRSRCIVCEQCIPTCPLQAISTNL; encoded by the coding sequence GTGAAAAAACGAGTAACTCTAACTTTTCCGAAACGTGCTGTGCAAATGCCTGTTACTTACAGATTGGCTAAAGAATTTAATGTGGCAGCAAATATTATTCGTGCCCAAGTTGCCCCAAATCAAATTGGTAAGCTAGTGGTAGAGTTATCAGGAGATATCGACCAATTAGATGCAGCTATTGAGTGGATGCGATCGCAACAGATAAATGTGTCCCTAACAATGGGGGAAATTGTCATTGATGAGGATTTGTGTGTTCATTGTGGTTTATGCACTGGAGTCTGTCCGACTGAAGCTTTAACTCTCAACAGCGAAACCTATAGATTAAACTTTACGCGATCGCGTTGCATTGTCTGTGAGCAATGTATCCCCACATGTCCACTTCAAGCTATTTCCACTAATCTTTAA
- the rpe gene encoding ribulose-phosphate 3-epimerase — translation MTQTSSKKPIVISPSILSADFSRLGEEVRAVDEAGADWIHVDVMDGRFVPNITIGPLVVEAIRPVTKKILDVHLMIVEPEKYVADFAKAGADIISVHCEHNASPHLHRTLGLIRELGKQAGVVLNPGTPLSLIENVLDLCDLVLIMSVNPGFGGQSFIPTVVPKIRQLRQMCDERGLDPWIEVDGGLKANNTWQVLEAGANAIVAGSAVYNTPDYKEAIHAIRNSKRPVPELAKV, via the coding sequence ATGACCCAAACATCTTCCAAGAAGCCCATTGTAATCTCTCCATCAATTTTGTCGGCTGATTTCAGTCGTTTAGGTGAAGAAGTTCGCGCTGTTGATGAAGCAGGAGCAGACTGGATTCACGTTGATGTTATGGATGGTCGCTTTGTACCTAATATAACCATAGGTCCTCTGGTAGTGGAAGCGATTCGCCCAGTAACAAAGAAAATTCTGGATGTCCATTTGATGATTGTGGAACCAGAAAAATATGTTGCTGATTTCGCTAAAGCAGGTGCTGATATCATCTCAGTACATTGTGAGCATAATGCTTCTCCTCATTTACACCGTACTCTTGGTTTAATTAGAGAACTTGGTAAACAAGCCGGTGTTGTTCTTAATCCCGGAACACCTTTAAGTTTGATTGAGAATGTTCTCGATTTATGCGACCTAGTTTTAATTATGAGTGTTAACCCCGGTTTCGGTGGTCAAAGCTTCATCCCCACTGTAGTTCCAAAAATTCGCCAGTTGCGTCAAATGTGTGACGAACGTGGTTTAGATCCCTGGATTGAAGTTGATGGGGGATTGAAAGCTAATAACACTTGGCAAGTTTTGGAAGCTGGTGCTAACGCAATTGTTGCAGGTTCTGCTGTCTACAACACACCTGACTATAAAGAGGCAATCCACGCAATTCGTAACAGCAAGCGTCCTGTACCCGAATTAGCCAAAGTTTAA
- a CDS encoding S8 family serine peptidase gives MAKKLTSIILGLSASLVSIPALALVFESSLGNKGIDVLKFQKAPYNLSGQKIAIGQVEIGRPGKFGIDKSVSKNRAVSVAGVFLRNGPAKSNNAVDPHAYNVAGVMVGRDKAFPGIAPNAKLYSSAVGSTKTQAQPEECLSAQHIALQNGGDVRAINFSFGEPLNRDPRPDATLDGNALLTLCVDWSSRVHNVVYAIAGNQGKGGIPIPTDNYNAINVAFSSRRNGIFDKVDVSNLAAISPGTATRLAGKELNLGSRRGISVLAPGSNIRLLNPDGKVNKVTGTSFAAPHVVGTIALLQEFGDRMLRKKQPNWNTASRRHEVMKAVLLNSTDKIQDAGNGLRLGMTRTIIDKSNQDWLTSDAYKSSKIPLHAQMGAGHLNASRAYQQFSAGQWQANQPVPTLGWDYGTVEAGKTVDYSLSKSLKANSFVSVTLAWDRFVELNDKNNNQQYDSGESFSDRGLNNLDLFLVSETGTTTICASDSDVDSTEHIFCPVPKAGKYKIRVQYRQQLNQPQQEYAIAWWTVGG, from the coding sequence ATGGCAAAAAAACTAACTTCGATAATTTTGGGATTAAGTGCTTCGTTGGTGAGTATCCCAGCACTAGCTTTGGTATTTGAGAGTTCTTTGGGTAATAAAGGTATTGATGTCCTGAAATTTCAAAAAGCTCCTTATAATTTGAGTGGTCAGAAAATTGCCATTGGTCAGGTGGAAATTGGTCGTCCAGGTAAGTTTGGAATTGATAAATCTGTGTCTAAAAACCGTGCAGTCTCAGTTGCCGGGGTTTTTTTACGCAATGGTCCAGCAAAGTCGAATAATGCTGTAGACCCACATGCTTATAATGTTGCAGGTGTGATGGTGGGAAGAGATAAAGCTTTTCCAGGAATTGCCCCCAATGCAAAATTGTATTCTTCGGCAGTTGGTTCTACCAAAACTCAGGCACAACCAGAAGAATGTTTGTCGGCACAGCACATAGCATTACAAAATGGTGGTGATGTTCGGGCAATTAATTTTAGTTTTGGTGAACCTTTAAATCGAGATCCACGTCCAGATGCGACTTTGGATGGCAATGCATTGTTGACATTATGTGTGGATTGGTCGAGCCGAGTACATAATGTTGTGTATGCGATCGCAGGAAACCAAGGAAAGGGTGGTATCCCCATTCCTACCGATAACTATAATGCCATCAATGTGGCTTTTTCTTCCCGTCGTAATGGCATTTTTGATAAAGTTGACGTTTCTAACTTAGCTGCCATTAGTCCAGGTACAGCAACCAGATTAGCTGGGAAAGAATTAAATTTGGGTTCCCGACGTGGTATTAGTGTTTTGGCTCCCGGTAGCAATATTCGCTTACTCAATCCCGATGGTAAGGTAAACAAAGTTACAGGTACAAGCTTTGCAGCACCTCATGTGGTGGGTACCATTGCCCTGTTGCAGGAATTTGGCGATCGCATGTTACGCAAAAAACAACCAAATTGGAATACTGCTTCCCGTCGTCATGAAGTTATGAAGGCTGTTTTACTCAATTCCACCGACAAAATCCAAGATGCTGGAAATGGTTTGCGTTTGGGAATGACAAGGACAATCATTGATAAAAGTAATCAAGATTGGTTAACTTCTGATGCTTACAAAAGTTCAAAAATCCCTTTACATGCTCAAATGGGGGCAGGACACCTAAATGCATCCCGCGCTTATCAACAATTTAGCGCCGGACAATGGCAAGCCAATCAACCTGTACCCACTTTAGGATGGGACTATGGGACAGTGGAAGCTGGGAAAACAGTAGATTATTCCCTGTCGAAATCTTTAAAGGCTAATAGTTTTGTTTCCGTCACCCTAGCTTGGGATCGGTTTGTAGAACTGAATGATAAAAACAATAATCAACAGTATGACTCTGGGGAAAGTTTTAGCGATCGCGGTCTGAATAATCTCGACTTATTCTTAGTTTCGGAAACTGGTACAACTACCATCTGTGCATCTGATAGCGACGTTGACAGCACAGAACATATTTTTTGTCCAGTCCCTAAAGCAGGTAAATATAAAATTCGTGTTCAATACCGTCAACAACTTAATCAGCCTCAACAAGAATACGCGATCGCATGGTGGACTGTTGGCGGTTAA
- a CDS encoding NUDIX hydrolase, whose product MNKLKKWTTLKSEMVLNHNWCKVRQDEIQLPNGTIIDDFFVHIKPDVALVLAITENQEIIFVQQYRHAIDDFFIELPAGTFNPEQESSEEAALRELEEETGYIVQDIQKIATLYDRPSKDTNKTHLFFAKNAVQLGTRKLDVTEEIKIILIPVDQVLDKINQGEISVMGTVTALLMALNFAIYSSF is encoded by the coding sequence ATGAATAAACTTAAAAAATGGACAACATTAAAATCAGAGATGGTCTTAAACCATAATTGGTGTAAAGTTCGTCAGGATGAAATTCAGCTACCAAATGGTACAATCATTGATGATTTTTTTGTTCATATTAAGCCAGATGTTGCTCTAGTTTTGGCAATCACAGAAAACCAAGAAATCATCTTTGTTCAACAGTATCGTCATGCAATAGATGATTTTTTTATTGAACTACCAGCAGGAACTTTTAACCCAGAACAAGAAAGCTCAGAAGAGGCAGCTTTGCGAGAATTGGAAGAAGAAACAGGATATATAGTCCAAGACATTCAAAAAATTGCAACCCTATACGACCGACCAAGTAAAGATACAAATAAAACCCATCTATTTTTCGCCAAAAATGCAGTTCAGCTAGGTACAAGAAAGCTAGATGTGACAGAAGAAATAAAAATTATCTTGATTCCGGTTGATCAAGTATTAGATAAAATTAATCAAGGTGAAATTTCTGTCATGGGAACAGTGACAGCGTTATTAATGGCATTAAATTTTGCCATTTACAGCAGTTTTTAG
- a CDS encoding thioredoxin family protein produces MTGDTQINTQTNTASGSRIRNFLIAMVAIVLSAALFIGLRTQTSTTTLAELDRQSTPYDIALTNGKPSLVEFYANWCTVCQKMVPDIATLEKEYGNKINFVMLNVDNTKWLPEMLRYRVDGIPHFVFLNQKGEALAETIGDQPRTIMASNLQALISGSSLPYAQNKGEISKFSAPVTTPNNQEDPRSHGNQVVNSVTSQ; encoded by the coding sequence ATGACTGGTGACACACAGATTAATACCCAAACAAATACAGCATCAGGTTCGCGTATCAGAAATTTTTTAATTGCGATGGTTGCAATTGTCCTGAGTGCAGCTTTATTTATCGGTTTACGAACCCAAACCAGTACCACAACTCTAGCTGAACTAGATCGACAATCCACACCATATGATATTGCCCTAACAAACGGGAAACCTTCCCTTGTGGAATTTTATGCCAACTGGTGTACTGTCTGCCAGAAAATGGTACCCGATATTGCCACCTTAGAAAAAGAGTACGGAAACAAAATTAACTTTGTTATGCTCAACGTTGATAACACCAAGTGGTTGCCTGAGATGCTGCGTTATCGTGTGGATGGAATTCCCCACTTTGTTTTTCTAAATCAAAAAGGAGAAGCACTAGCAGAGACAATCGGAGATCAACCCAGAACAATTATGGCAAGTAATCTCCAAGCACTAATATCAGGTTCTTCCCTTCCTTATGCTCAAAATAAAGGTGAAATATCCAAATTTTCGGCACCAGTGACAACACCAAATAACCAAGAAGATCCTCGTAGTCACGGCAACCAAGTTGTAAATTCAGTGACTTCCCAATAA
- the prmC gene encoding peptide chain release factor N(5)-glutamine methyltransferase: MGVVSGFRLWEWRNVAIESAIASDIPPAEIDWLLLEVTELDRLALRLESFKNQPQIELQLPFEDLELLWKKRLTERLPVQYITGITPWRQFRLRVSPAVLIPRPETEFLIDLAVERVKLYPGLNQGNWVDLGTGSGAIALGLAGAFPGAIFHAVDVSSDALAIAQQNARDHQLEHRIKFYQGSWWEPLVDLKGKITAMVSNPPYIPTETVLTLQPEVVNHEPHLALDGGIDGLDDIRHLVEMAPTYLEDGGLWMVEMMQGQAEAIYRLLETQGSYENIEIRQDLAGIERYAIANKKYS, translated from the coding sequence ATGGGAGTAGTATCTGGTTTCAGACTTTGGGAGTGGCGAAATGTGGCGATAGAGAGTGCGATCGCATCTGACATTCCACCCGCAGAAATAGATTGGTTGCTACTGGAGGTGACTGAATTAGATCGTTTAGCTTTGCGGTTGGAATCCTTTAAAAACCAACCTCAAATTGAATTACAGCTACCTTTTGAAGACTTGGAGCTGTTGTGGAAAAAACGATTAACTGAACGTTTACCAGTTCAGTACATAACGGGAATCACACCATGGCGGCAATTTAGGCTCAGAGTTTCCCCTGCGGTGCTGATTCCTCGACCAGAAACAGAATTTTTAATTGATTTAGCTGTAGAGAGGGTAAAGCTTTATCCTGGGTTAAATCAAGGGAATTGGGTTGATTTGGGTACAGGTAGCGGTGCGATCGCATTAGGGTTGGCGGGTGCTTTCCCTGGTGCGATTTTTCATGCTGTAGATGTGAGTTCTGATGCGTTAGCGATCGCACAACAGAATGCGCGAGATCATCAACTGGAACACCGAATTAAATTTTACCAAGGTTCTTGGTGGGAACCCTTAGTTGATCTCAAGGGAAAAATAACCGCTATGGTATCCAATCCCCCATATATCCCTACTGAGACGGTATTAACCTTGCAGCCGGAAGTTGTCAATCATGAACCACATTTAGCACTAGATGGGGGTATTGATGGTTTAGATGATATCCGTCATTTAGTAGAGATGGCACCCACTTACCTAGAAGATGGTGGTTTGTGGATGGTGGAAATGATGCAAGGACAGGCTGAGGCAATTTACCGTTTATTAGAAACTCAAGGTAGTTATGAGAACATCGAAATTCGTCAGGATTTAGCGGGGATTGAGCGTTACGCGATCGCTAACAAGAAGTACAGTTGA
- a CDS encoding Tic22 family protein — MKSLVRWGTTVGVVGSTLAATLLSGVVPVVALPEQQIKAKLDEIPVWLITNGQGSPLSRQLPDNQGKKGGSMTLVYMSRQEAQKSIKELQSIKDKDPKKVEMFKSLQATTVSLGTIYQKLQQTKNQPDKLFFSFKPDDNEIKGATELMRANGQDVKQLRSIPTFLVRFAPGKSYVPIQLGDKKEYIPVFTSKKDADALLNQVKPSSPTASIEVVDVDRILQTLQQKNDKGLEQIVFFPSPEAREYIRQVSNNSAPKAPTAAPPKK; from the coding sequence ATGAAATCATTGGTTCGTTGGGGCACGACAGTTGGTGTGGTAGGAAGTACTCTGGCAGCAACATTATTAAGTGGAGTTGTACCTGTAGTAGCATTGCCCGAACAGCAAATTAAAGCCAAATTAGATGAAATTCCGGTATGGTTGATTACTAATGGTCAAGGTTCACCATTGAGTCGCCAGCTACCTGATAATCAAGGGAAAAAAGGTGGTTCGATGACTCTTGTGTACATGAGTCGTCAAGAAGCACAAAAATCGATTAAAGAGTTGCAAAGTATCAAAGACAAAGATCCTAAAAAGGTGGAAATGTTTAAGAGTTTGCAAGCAACAACTGTATCTTTGGGTACTATTTATCAAAAATTGCAACAAACTAAAAATCAACCCGATAAGTTGTTTTTCTCATTTAAACCTGATGATAATGAGATTAAAGGTGCAACTGAGTTGATGCGTGCAAATGGACAGGATGTGAAACAGTTAAGAAGTATACCCACATTCTTAGTTAGATTTGCTCCTGGTAAGAGTTATGTTCCTATTCAGTTGGGTGATAAAAAAGAGTATATCCCAGTTTTTACCAGCAAAAAAGATGCTGATGCGTTGTTAAATCAAGTTAAGCCTAGTTCTCCCACAGCTAGTATTGAAGTGGTGGATGTAGATAGGATTTTGCAAACTTTGCAGCAGAAAAACGACAAGGGACTTGAACAGATAGTTTTCTTCCCATCTCCAGAAGCGCGGGAATATATTCGTCAAGTTTCTAATAATTCCGCACCAAAAGCACCTACTGCTGCACCACCAAAGAAGTAG